In Agromyces sp. G08B096, a genomic segment contains:
- a CDS encoding phage portal protein, protein MADTWPPEPFDIAFARFRELDAWYTGDAQTLAEIYSGQAAAAAPTHTVNGRAYRGGILGSLSKMFVGQPVVPDEKRMRMHLPLAADLCTLSADLLFGEAPQVVFRNPTPDAAPADGEPVTKWTHPAQDRLDEIIGADEAHAELLLAGEYAAALGGSYIAVAWDKELQDHVFPKAYAADSAIPTFRHGRLWSVKLWSEYHDGNEVYRLVEEHQRGTVEFTLYRGTARTLGKPVQIEERPETAHYASLRTPADYDVLDGELPQSVKIATGSDRLAVAYMPNARPVRDWRKLGPLAYLGRSDLDGVQDILDKVDMTWSSLMRDIENGQGRLIMPEEFLTVNGPGQGSTADLYRQVFTPVAGGLGKSTDNSGGITIAQFAIRVQEHLDTINGLKKELASAVGYSESHLGLDDARGERTATDVQADLSDSERTRDKKALYAKAALARWSLAALEIDKAVFGGTDVGDLTSAPDVVFAPVSQADPEKMARTAQLLDAARAATRETIVRTVHPDWDDDEVKVEADGIRDELDQAAMRDPIMSPFDPTDQEKPDDGEEPEDGDED, encoded by the coding sequence GTCAACGGGCGCGCGTACCGGGGCGGCATCCTCGGTTCTCTGTCGAAGATGTTCGTCGGGCAGCCCGTGGTGCCGGACGAGAAGCGGATGCGGATGCACCTGCCGCTCGCCGCGGACCTGTGCACCCTGTCGGCGGACCTCCTGTTCGGTGAAGCCCCGCAGGTCGTGTTCCGCAACCCAACCCCGGACGCGGCGCCGGCGGACGGTGAGCCGGTCACGAAGTGGACCCACCCGGCGCAGGACCGCCTCGACGAGATCATCGGCGCCGATGAGGCGCACGCGGAACTCCTGCTCGCTGGTGAGTACGCTGCCGCGCTCGGCGGGTCGTACATCGCGGTCGCGTGGGATAAGGAGCTGCAGGACCACGTCTTCCCGAAGGCGTACGCCGCTGACTCCGCCATCCCCACGTTCCGTCACGGCCGCCTGTGGTCGGTGAAGCTGTGGTCCGAGTACCACGACGGCAACGAGGTGTACCGCCTCGTCGAAGAGCACCAGCGCGGCACCGTCGAGTTCACCCTGTACCGCGGCACCGCCCGCACCCTCGGCAAGCCGGTGCAGATCGAGGAACGCCCAGAGACGGCGCATTATGCGTCCCTCCGTACACCGGCGGACTACGACGTCCTCGACGGGGAACTCCCCCAGTCGGTGAAGATCGCGACCGGCTCCGACCGTCTCGCGGTCGCGTACATGCCGAACGCACGCCCCGTGAGGGACTGGCGGAAGCTCGGCCCCCTCGCATACCTCGGACGCTCCGACCTCGACGGCGTGCAGGACATCCTCGACAAGGTCGACATGACATGGTCGTCCCTCATGCGCGACATCGAGAACGGGCAGGGCCGGCTCATCATGCCGGAGGAGTTCCTCACCGTGAACGGTCCCGGGCAGGGTTCCACCGCGGACCTGTACCGGCAGGTGTTCACCCCCGTCGCGGGTGGCCTCGGGAAGTCGACCGACAACAGCGGTGGGATCACGATCGCGCAGTTCGCTATCCGGGTGCAGGAGCACCTCGACACCATCAACGGGTTGAAGAAGGAGCTCGCGTCCGCTGTCGGGTACTCCGAGTCTCACCTCGGCCTCGACGACGCGAGGGGGGAACGAACCGCGACCGATGTGCAGGCTGACCTGTCCGACTCGGAACGCACCCGCGACAAGAAGGCCCTGTACGCGAAGGCCGCGCTCGCACGCTGGTCGCTCGCGGCGCTCGAGATCGACAAGGCCGTGTTCGGCGGCACCGACGTCGGAGACCTGACCTCCGCACCCGACGTGGTGTTCGCGCCTGTGTCGCAGGCGGACCCGGAGAAGATGGCCCGCACCGCGCAGCTGCTCGACGCTGCCCGCGCAGCGACCCGGGAGACCATCGTCCGCACCGTTCACCCCGACTGGGACGACGACGAGGTCAAGGTGGAAGCCGACGGCATCCGCGACGAACTCGATCAGGCGGCGATGCGTGACCCGATCATGTCGCCGTTCGACCCCACCGACCAGGAGAAGCCCGACGACGGCGAGGAGCCTGAGGATGGCGACGAAGACTGA